The following proteins are encoded in a genomic region of Gouania willdenowi chromosome 6, fGouWil2.1, whole genome shotgun sequence:
- the LOC114464962 gene encoding E3 ubiquitin-protein ligase TRIM16-like, translating into MAQQAELQTETLSCSICLDLLKEPVTVPCGHSYCRTCISSFWDGEKEKKNNYSCPQCRMKFTERPDLVKSIILAELVEEKKKNRRQNDPDDQRFSAAEDVACDVCTERKLKASKSCLVCVASYCEKHLQQHNDVTLKRHKLVDPSKKLQEKICSRHDEVMHMFCRTDQQFICVFCFMEEHKDHDTVSAAAEKTEKHKELQESQANIHKNIQDRENDVELLKEQEKTINLSADQTVEHSEQMFTELIRLLHQRSSELEKEVRSKQQTEVSAVRVLQEKLEQEISELKKRDTELQQLSHTEDHIQFVLSYSSLSALSVSTHSSIILTGSESCFEEVTAAVSELKEHLHKVLMEDWTKVCHTVERVDVLLPEPRSRAGFLKYSQEITLDPNTAHRRLRLSEGNRKVTQMEEDQDQPDHPERFTKYDQVLSRESLTGRCYWEVEVRGGEIDVSVAYKSISRTGSMDECGFGYNDKSWSLICSPDSYKFSHNNITTSVSGPQSSRIGVYVDHTAGILSFYSVSETMTLLHRVITTFTEPLHAGVWIYYDVGDSAEICNLR; encoded by the coding sequence ATGGCGCAGCAAGCTGAGCTACAGACGGAGACTTTGTCCTGTTCCATTTGTCTGGACCTCCTGAAGGAGCCCGTGACCGTTCCCTGTGGACACAGTTACTGCAGGACGTGTATCAGCAGTTTCTGGGAtggagagaaggagaagaagaacaactACAGTTGTCCTCAGTGTAGGATGAAGTTCACAGAGAGGCCTGATCTGGTGAAAAGCATCATATTAGCAGAGTTAGtggaggaaaagaagaagaacagacgTCAAAACGATCCTGATGATCAAAGATTTTCTGCAGCTGAAGACGTGGCCTGTGATGTTTGCACTGAGAGGAAACTGAAAGCCTCCAAGTCCTGTTTGGTCTGTGTGGcctcttattgtgaaaaacaCCTTCAGCAACATAATGATGTTACATTAAAAAGACACAAGCTGGTGGATCCGTCCAAGAAGCTTCAGGAGAAGATCTGCTCTCGTCATGATGAGGTGATGCATATGTTCTGCCGCACTGATCAGCAGTTTATCTGTGTTTTCTGCTTCATGGAGGAACATAAAGACCACGACACGGTTTCAGCTGCAGCAGAAAAGACTGAGAAACACAAAGAACTGCAGGAGAGTCAAGCTAACATCCACAAGAACATCCAGGACAGAGAGAATGATGTGGAGCTGCTTAAAGAGCAGGAGAAGACCATCAACCTCTCTGCTGATCAGACAGTGGAGCACAGCGAGCAGATGTTCACTGAGCTGATCCGTCTCCTCCACCAAAGAAGCTCTGAGCTAGAGAAGGAGGTCCGATCCAAGCAGCAGACTGAAGTGAGTGCAGTCCGTGTGCTTCAGGAGAAGCTGGAGCAGGAGATCAGTGAGCTGAAGAAGAGAGACActgagctgcagcagctctCCCACACTGAGGATCACATCCAGTTTGTCCTCAGCTACAGCTCCCTGTCAGCGCTCAGTGTGTCCACACACTCCTCCATCATCCTCACAGGTTCTGAGAGCTGCTTTGAGGAGGTGACAGCAGCTGTGTCAGAGCTCAAAGAACATCTCCACAAAGTCCTGATGGAGGACTGGACCAAAGTCTGTCACACTGTGGAGAGAGTGGATGTTTTACTACCAGAGCCGAGGAGCAGAGCTGGATTCTTAAAGTATTCACAGGAAATCACTCTGGATCCAAACACAGCTCACAGACGACTCAGATTATcagaaggaaacagaaaagtaacacaAATGGAAGAAGATCAGGATCAACCTGATCATCCAGAGAGGTTCACTAAGTATGATCAGGTCCTGAGCAGAGAGAGTCTGACTGGTCgttgttactgggaggtggaggtgAGAGGAGGAGAAATTGATGTATCGGTTGCATACAAGAGTATCAGCAGAACAGGGAGTATGGATGAATGCGGATTTGGATATAACGACAAATCATGGTCATTAATCTGTTCTCCAGACAGTTACAAATTTAGTCACAACAACATCACCACTTCAGTGTCAGGTCCTCAGTCCTCCAGAATAGGAGTGTACGTGGATCACACAGCAGGTATTCTGTCCTTCTACAGCGTCTCTGAAACTATGACTCTCCTCCACAGAGTCATCACCACCTTCACTGAGCCGCTACACGCTGGAGTTTGGATTTATTATGATGTTGGAGATAGTGCTGAGATCTGTAATCTTAGATAA
- the LOC114464961 gene encoding E3 ubiquitin-protein ligase TRIM16-like: MAQQAELQTETLSCSICLDLLKEPVTIPCGHSYCRTCISSFWDGEKEKKNNYSCPQCRMKFTERPDLVRSIMLAELVEEKKKNRRQNDPDDQRFSAAEDVACDVCTERKLKASKSCLVCVASYCEKHLQQHNDVTLKRHKLVDPSKKLQEKICSRHDEVMQMFCRTDQQFICVFCFMEEHKDHDTVSAAAEKTEKHKELQESRADIHKNIQDRENDVELLKEQVKTINLSADQTVKHSEQMFTELIHLLHQRSSELEKEVRSKQQTEVSAVRVLQEKLEQEISELKKRDTELQQLSHTEDHIQFVLSYSSLSALSVSTHSSIILTGSESCFEEVTAAVSELKEHLHKVLMEDWTKVCHTVERVDVLLPEPRSRAGFLKYSQEITLDPNTAHRRLRLSEGNRKVTQMEEDQDQPDHPERFTEYDQVLSRESLTGRCYWEVEVRGGGIEVSVAYKSISRTGSVDGCGFGYNDKSWALNISPDSYKFSHNNIFTSVLDPQSSRIGVYVDHTAGILSFYSVSETMALLHRVITTFTEPLHAGVWIYNHSYGGSAEFCKLR, encoded by the coding sequence ATGGCGCAGCAAGCTGAGCTACAGACGGAGACTTTGTCCTGTTCCATTTGTCTGGACCTCCTGAAGGAGCCCGTGACCATTCCCTGTGGACACAGTTACTGCAGGACGTGTATCAGCAGTTTCTGGGAtggagagaaggagaagaagaacaactACAGTTGTCCTCAGTGTAGGATGAAGTTCACAGAGAGGCCTGATCTGGTGAGAAGCATCATGTTAGCAGAGTTAGtggaggaaaagaagaagaacagacgtcaaaatgatcctgatgatcAAAGATTTTCTGCAGCTGAAGATGTGGCCTGTGATGTTTGCACTGAGAGGAAACTGAAAGCCTCCAAGTCCTGTTTGGTCTGTGTGGcctcttattgtgaaaaacaCCTTCAGCAACATAATGATGTTACATTAAAGAGACACAAGCTGGTGGATCCGTCCAAGAAGCTCCAGGAGAAGATCTGCTCTCGTCATGATGAGGTGATGCAGATGTTTTGCCGCACTGATCAGCAGTTTATCTGTGTTTTCTGCTTCATGGAGGAACATAAAGACCACGACACGGTTTCAGCTGCAGCAGAAAAGACTGAGAAACACAAAGAACTGCAGGAGAGTCGAGCTGACATCCACAAGAACATCCAGGACAGAGAGAATGATGTGGAGCTGCTTAAAGAGCAGGTGAAGACCATCAACCTCTCTGCTGATCAGACAGTGAAGCACAGCGAGCAGATGTTCACTGAGCTGATCCATCTCCTCCACCAAAGAAGCTCTGAGCTAGAGAAGGAGGTCCGATCCAAGCAGCAGACTGAAGTGAGTGCAGTCCGTGTGCTTCAGGAGAAGCTGGAGCAGGAGATCAGTGAGCTGAAGAAGAGAGACActgagctgcagcagctctCCCACACTGAGGATCACATCCAGTTTGTCCTCAGCTACAGCTCCCTGTCAGCGCTCAGTGTGTCCACACACTCCTCCATCATCCTCACAGGTTCTGAGAGCTGCTTTGAGGAGGTGACAGCAGCTGTGTCAGAGCTCAAAGAACATCTCCACAAAGTCCTGATGGAGGACTGGACCAAAGTCTGTCACACTGTGGAGAGAGTGGATGTTTTACTACCAGAGCCGAGGAGCAGAGCTGGATTCTTAAAGTATTCACAGGAAATCACTCTGGATCCAAACACAGCTCACAGACGACTCAGATTATcagaaggaaacagaaaagtaacacaAATGGAAGAAGATCAGGATCAACCTGATCATCCAGAGAGGTTCACTGAGTATGATCAGGTCCTGAGCAGAGAGAGTCTGACTGGTCgttgttactgggaggtggaggtgagaggaggaggaattgAAGTATCGGTTGCATACAAGAGTATCAGCAGAACAGGGAGTGTGGATGGATGTGGATTTGGATATAACGACAAATCATGGGCATTAAACATTTCTCCAGACAGTTACAAATTTAGTCACAACAACATCTTCACTTCAGTCTTAGATCCTCAGTCCTCCAGAATAGGAGTGTACGTGGATCACACAGCAGGTATTCTGTCCTTCTACAGCGTCTCTGAAACTATGGCTCTCCTCCACAGAGTCATCACCACCTTCACTGAGCCGCTACACGCTGGAGTTTGGATTTATAATCATAGTTATGGAGGTAGTGCTGAGTTCTGTAAACTTAGATAA
- the myod1 gene encoding myoblast determination protein 1 homolog: MELSDISFPIPAVDDFYDDPCFNTSDMHFFEDLDPRLVHAGLHESSSLSSSSSPSSSSSSSSSSPSSSLLHHHHHHHHHHHTTEAEDDEHVRAPSGHHQAGRCLLWACKACKRKTTNADRRKAATMRERRRLSKVNDAFETLKRCTSANPNQRLPKVEILRNAISYIESLQALLRGGQDDGFYPVMEHYSGDSDVSSPRSNCSDGMTDFTGPISQSVRRGSYDSNTYFSETPNGGLKSERSSVVSSLDCLSSIVERISTDTSSSSLQQPPAEAPGSPGPSPTVQVSEAAATVPVQAPSPTSSQDPSLIYQVL, translated from the exons ATGGAGCTGTCGGATATTTCCTTCCCTATTCCAGCCGTTGATGACTTCTACGACGACCCGTGCTTTAACACCAGCGACATGCACTTTTTTGAAGATCTGGACCCGCGGCTGGTGCACGCGGGCCTGCACGAGTCCTCCTCCTTATCCTCTTCATCgtccccttcctcctcctcctcttcctcctcctcttccccgTCCTCCTCCCTGCtgcaccaccatcaccaccaccaccaccaccaccacaccacCGAGGCGGAGGATGACGAGCACGTCCGCGCCCCCAGCGGGCACCACCAGGCCGGCCGCTGCCTGCTCTGGGCCTGTAAGGCCTGCAAGAGGAAGACCACCAACGCGGACCGGAGGAAGGCGGCCACGATGCGGGAACGAAGGCGGCTCAGCAAGGTCAACGACGCCTTCGAGACGCTGAAGCGATGCACGTCGGCCAACCCCAACCAGAGGCTGCCCAAGGTGGAGATCCTGCGAAACGCCATCAGCTACATCGAGTCCCTCCAGGCGCTGCTGAGGGGCGGCCAGGACGACGGATTCTACCCGGTGATGGAGCACTATAGCGGGGACTCGGACGTCTCCAGCCCGCGCTCCAACTGCTCCGATGGCATG ACGGACTTCACCGGCCCGATCAGTCAGTCCGTCCGCAGAGGAAGTTACGACAGCAACACGTATTTCTCCGAGACTCCAAACG GTGGTCTGAAGAGTGAGCGCAGCTCTGTGGTTTCCAGTCTGGACTGTTTGTCCAGCATCGTAGAGCGAATCTCCACagacaccagcagcagcagcctgcaGCAGCCCCCGGCCGAGGCCCCCGGCTCCCCGGGCCCCTCCCCAACCGTCCAAGTCAGCGAGGCGGCAGCAACTGTGCCCGTCCAGGCCCCCTCCCCAACCAGCAGTCAGGACCCCAGCCTGATCTACCAAGTCCTATAg